The following proteins are co-located in the Rheinheimera salexigens genome:
- the pgsA gene encoding CDP-diacylglycerol--glycerol-3-phosphate 3-phosphatidyltransferase, producing MWTIPNLLTLFRLILIPVFLWCFYSGIENARFWAAFVFTFAAITDALDGYLARKLEQSTPFGAFLDPVADKVMVAVALVLVAVDSSSLWVTIPAIIMIGREIIISALREWMAELGKRANVAVSDLGKYKTIAQMLALIGLIWRPEWWLVSWFSPAGMILLYLATVLTLWSMYEYLKAAWQDLAQ from the coding sequence ATGTGGACCATTCCCAATCTATTAACTTTGTTTCGGTTAATACTTATCCCTGTATTTTTATGGTGTTTTTATTCGGGTATTGAAAATGCCCGATTCTGGGCAGCTTTTGTGTTTACTTTTGCGGCTATTACAGATGCATTAGATGGCTATTTGGCCCGTAAGCTAGAGCAATCTACGCCTTTTGGTGCTTTTTTAGATCCGGTTGCTGACAAAGTGATGGTCGCAGTGGCCTTAGTACTTGTTGCGGTAGACAGTTCATCTTTATGGGTAACGATACCGGCGATTATTATGATTGGCCGGGAAATTATTATTTCAGCCCTGCGTGAATGGATGGCAGAGCTAGGTAAAAGGGCAAATGTTGCAGTATCAGATTTAGGCAAGTATAAAACCATCGCCCAAATGTTAGCCTTAATCGGTTTAATTTGGCGCCCAGAATGGTGGTTAGTTAGTTGGTTCTCCCCTGCGGGGATGATTTTATTGTACCTAGCAACCGTGTTAACGCTATGGTCAATGTATGAATATTTAAAAGCGGCTTGGCAAGATTTAGCCCAATAA
- the rluF gene encoding 23S rRNA pseudouridine(2604) synthase RluF, protein MSEPRLYRLNKFISDTGFCSRREADKYIESGQVTVNGNLAPVGLKVTEQDQVLINGQPLRAKPKSVYLAYHKPVGITCTTERHIHGNIIDAVKYPERIFPIGRLDKPSEGLIFLTNDGDIVNKILRAGNAHEKDYIVTVNKPITERFIKHMSAGVPILNTITQPCVVTQRSKQSFSIILTQGLNRQIRRMCEYLGYDVVTLKRVRIMHVRLAGLKPGQWRLLTEQEIKMLDNQLIVSSKDASAVSSADSYDE, encoded by the coding sequence ATGTCTGAGCCTAGACTTTATCGATTAAATAAATTTATTAGTGATACTGGATTTTGTTCACGGCGTGAAGCCGATAAATACATTGAGTCCGGCCAAGTTACTGTAAACGGTAATCTTGCGCCTGTGGGATTAAAAGTTACTGAACAAGATCAGGTATTAATAAACGGCCAACCATTACGCGCTAAGCCTAAATCTGTATATTTGGCTTATCATAAACCGGTTGGTATTACCTGTACCACTGAGCGACATATTCATGGCAATATTATTGACGCGGTTAAATATCCAGAGCGGATCTTCCCTATTGGCCGTTTAGATAAACCCTCTGAAGGGTTAATATTTTTAACTAACGATGGTGACATCGTCAATAAGATCCTGCGCGCGGGTAATGCCCATGAGAAGGATTATATCGTAACCGTCAACAAACCTATTACAGAGCGTTTTATCAAGCACATGAGTGCCGGTGTGCCCATCCTCAACACTATCACCCAACCTTGTGTGGTAACCCAGCGTTCTAAGCAAAGCTTTTCAATTATTTTAACCCAAGGCTTAAACCGACAAATTCGTCGGATGTGCGAATACTTAGGCTATGACGTAGTGACCTTAAAGCGCGTACGCATTATGCACGTTCGTTTAGCGGGGTTAAAACCTGGCCAATGGCGCTTACTAACAGAACAAGAGATTAAAATGTTAGATAATCAGCTGATAGTTTCAAGTAAAGACGCCAGCGCAGTAAGTTCAGCCGATAGCTATGATGAATAA
- the uvrY gene encoding UvrY/SirA/GacA family response regulator transcription factor gives MLLVDDHELVRTGISRILMDERGIRVIGEAGSGEDALIFCRQNEPDVVLMDMNMPGMGGMSATKRILHYCPDIKILALSVSCEEPVPTKVMQLGAAGFISKNSPPKEMIAAIRKVHTGVRHISDEVAQKMALSRVNNLNGNPFHELSDRELQIMMMITQGQKVPDIALQLSVSSKTVNSYRYRMFEKLAISGDVELTHLAFRHGMIDIAKA, from the coding sequence GTGTTGTTAGTTGATGACCACGAGCTTGTACGTACTGGGATCAGTCGCATACTAATGGATGAGCGCGGTATCAGGGTGATAGGTGAAGCTGGTTCTGGTGAGGACGCTCTAATATTTTGTCGTCAAAATGAGCCTGATGTTGTGCTGATGGATATGAATATGCCTGGTATGGGAGGCATGAGTGCGACTAAACGCATTTTACATTATTGCCCCGATATTAAAATTTTAGCGTTATCGGTTTCCTGTGAAGAGCCAGTACCGACTAAAGTAATGCAGTTGGGTGCTGCCGGCTTTATTTCCAAAAACTCCCCGCCAAAAGAAATGATTGCGGCCATTCGCAAAGTACATACCGGTGTGCGGCATATTTCTGATGAAGTTGCCCAGAAGATGGCACTTAGCCGAGTGAATAACTTAAATGGCAATCCATTTCATGAACTTTCCGATCGTGAATTGCAAATCATGATGATGATAACGCAAGGCCAAAAAGTGCCAGATATTGCTTTGCAGCTTAGTGTGAGTTCAAAAACTGTAAACTCGTATCGGTATCGGATGTTTGAAAAGTTGGCTATTAGTGGTGATGTTGAGCTAACACACCTCGCATTTCGTCATGGCATGATTGATATCGCAAAGGCCTAA
- a CDS encoding CBU_0592 family membrane protein: MNMDLLADIIGMMGTGLVVGAFFLLQLNKVNPNGLNYNLMNLTGALFLLFSLCINFNLASFVIEIFWIIASLIGLVRYVKSKKIVAETGF, translated from the coding sequence ATGAATATGGATTTATTAGCCGATATTATTGGCATGATGGGTACAGGTTTAGTAGTGGGAGCGTTCTTTTTATTACAATTGAATAAAGTGAACCCCAATGGACTCAATTATAATCTGATGAATTTAACCGGCGCCTTGTTTTTATTATTTAGCTTATGCATTAACTTTAATCTGGCCAGTTTTGTGATTGAAATATTTTGGATCATAGCCTCACTCATTGGCTTAGTGCGCTATGTGAAAAGCAAAAAAATTGTAGCTGAAACAGGTTTTTAG
- the tusC gene encoding sulfurtransferase complex subunit TusC has translation MRNIMLIQRHSPFNTSHGRESFDLAMALAAVEHNVTLLFMADAVYQLLSINDTSALQIKPYQHGFKLFDLYEIEHVLVCQASLQQRGLTAADLAINATMADQALIQQSIAAQHQVITS, from the coding sequence ATGCGTAACATAATGCTTATCCAACGCCACTCGCCGTTTAATACTAGCCATGGTCGCGAAAGTTTTGATCTCGCTATGGCGCTGGCTGCCGTTGAACATAATGTGACCCTACTGTTTATGGCAGATGCCGTTTATCAGTTATTAAGCATCAATGACACTAGCGCCTTACAAATAAAACCCTATCAACATGGCTTTAAGTTGTTTGATTTATATGAAATTGAGCACGTGCTGGTTTGCCAAGCATCTTTGCAACAGCGTGGGTTAACTGCAGCAGACTTGGCTATCAATGCCACGATGGCTGATCAGGCTCTTATTCAACAAAGTATCGCTGCCCAACATCAGGTTATTACCAGCTAA
- a CDS encoding TusE/DsrC/DsvC family sulfur relay protein, with the protein MNQLNIDGKVLALDKHGYLANMQDWSENVALAFAEQENIQMQSAHWEVVWFVREFYQQFHTSPAMRMLVKAMADKLGADKGNSKYLFMLFPQGPAKQATRLAGLPKPAKCL; encoded by the coding sequence ATGAACCAACTTAATATAGACGGAAAAGTATTAGCCTTAGATAAACATGGTTATTTAGCTAATATGCAAGATTGGTCTGAAAATGTTGCCCTAGCCTTTGCTGAGCAAGAAAATATTCAGATGCAATCGGCACATTGGGAAGTGGTTTGGTTTGTTCGTGAGTTTTATCAGCAGTTTCATACCTCACCGGCAATGCGGATGTTAGTAAAAGCCATGGCTGATAAACTGGGTGCAGATAAAGGTAACAGTAAGTATTTGTTTATGCTGTTTCCACAAGGGCCAGCTAAACAAGCAACACGCTTGGCTGGTTTACCTAAACCAGCCAAATGTTTATAA
- a CDS encoding electron transfer flavoprotein-ubiquinone oxidoreductase, whose product MEFDVVIVGAGPAGLSTAIRLMQQAKAASQELMVCVVEKGSEVGAHILSGAVFETKALQELFPDWQTMGAPVTTPVTHDDIYLFKSDANATKLPHFAVPKTMHNSGNYIVSMGNICRWLAEQAEQLGVEIFPGFAASEVIIEDDVVKGILIGDMGLDKQGQPKASFEPGMELRAKYTVFAEGCRGHLGKQLIQHFSLDKDRSPQHYALGFKEIWDVSADKHHPGLVVHSAGWPLNKDTSGGGYLYHAENQQIVVGLIIDLNYSNPNINLFEEFQRYKQHPVIKQYLSGGKRISYGARAIAKGGLNSLPKMTFNGGMLVGCDAGTLNFAKIKGNHTAMKSGMLAAETLFAQLQIEGELGGKDLTQFADAIKDSWLYDELYSSRNFGPAMHKFGTFWGGAFNTIEQNWFGGKLPFTLKDNSLDHAQMKPCSESADITYPKPDNVISFDRLSSVYLSNTNHEEVQPCHLKLKDSSIPISVNLPLYNEPAQRYCPAGVYEVITDENDQPQFQINAQNCIHCKTCDIKDPSQNITWVTPEGGGGPNYPNM is encoded by the coding sequence ATGGAATTTGATGTTGTTATCGTTGGTGCGGGGCCTGCCGGCCTATCTACTGCTATCCGACTGATGCAACAAGCTAAAGCTGCGTCACAAGAATTAATGGTGTGCGTAGTTGAAAAAGGCTCTGAAGTAGGTGCTCATATTTTATCCGGTGCGGTGTTTGAAACCAAAGCATTACAAGAATTATTTCCAGACTGGCAAACCATGGGTGCACCGGTGACCACCCCGGTAACGCATGATGATATTTATTTATTTAAATCTGACGCTAATGCCACCAAACTGCCTCATTTTGCCGTACCAAAAACCATGCATAATAGTGGTAATTATATCGTATCAATGGGCAATATCTGCCGCTGGTTAGCCGAACAAGCTGAGCAATTAGGTGTAGAAATATTCCCAGGCTTCGCCGCCAGCGAAGTAATCATTGAAGATGATGTGGTTAAAGGCATCTTAATCGGTGATATGGGCTTAGATAAACAAGGCCAACCTAAAGCTAGCTTTGAACCCGGTATGGAACTAAGAGCAAAATATACTGTGTTTGCTGAGGGCTGTCGTGGTCATTTAGGTAAACAACTTATCCAGCATTTCTCATTAGATAAAGATCGCTCACCGCAACACTATGCGCTTGGTTTTAAAGAAATTTGGGATGTCTCCGCCGATAAACACCATCCCGGTTTAGTGGTGCACTCTGCTGGTTGGCCGTTAAATAAAGACACCTCTGGTGGTGGCTATCTTTACCATGCCGAAAACCAGCAAATTGTGGTTGGCTTAATTATCGATCTAAATTACAGCAACCCTAATATTAATCTGTTTGAAGAGTTTCAGCGTTATAAACAACACCCAGTAATTAAGCAATACTTAAGCGGCGGTAAACGTATTAGTTATGGAGCGCGTGCTATCGCTAAAGGCGGCTTAAACAGTCTGCCTAAAATGACCTTTAATGGCGGCATGTTAGTCGGCTGTGACGCTGGCACATTAAACTTCGCCAAAATTAAAGGCAACCATACTGCAATGAAATCAGGTATGTTGGCCGCTGAAACGTTATTTGCACAGTTACAAATTGAAGGCGAATTAGGCGGTAAAGACTTAACACAATTTGCCGATGCTATAAAAGATAGTTGGTTATACGATGAGTTATATAGCTCGCGTAACTTTGGCCCTGCCATGCATAAATTTGGTACTTTTTGGGGCGGCGCTTTTAATACCATCGAGCAAAACTGGTTTGGCGGTAAACTTCCATTTACGCTAAAAGATAATAGCCTTGATCACGCCCAAATGAAGCCTTGTAGTGAGTCAGCGGATATTACATATCCAAAACCGGATAATGTGATTAGCTTTGACCGCCTATCTTCGGTGTATTTATCTAACACCAACCATGAAGAAGTGCAGCCTTGCCATTTAAAGTTAAAAGATAGCAGTATCCCTATCTCGGTTAACTTACCGCTGTATAACGAGCCAGCGCAGCGTTATTGCCCAGCGGGTGTATATGAAGTTATCACAGATGAAAATGATCAGCCGCAATTTCAAATTAATGCCCAAAACTGTATTCACTGTAAAACCTGCGACATTAAAGATCCGTCGCAAAACATCACCTGGGTAACTCCTGAAGGCGGTGGTGGTCCAAACTATCCTAATATGTAG
- a CDS encoding electron transfer flavoprotein subunit alpha/FixB family protein, with product MAILIIAEHNEQGLKAETYKVVQAASAIGSDITLLVAGENCTEAAKEAATIQGVSKVLQADNAAYAHQLAENIAALVVELGKDYQHILTAATTTGKNFLPRVAALLDVAQISDVIEIESADTFVRPIYAGNAIATVQSSDSIKVLTVRPAAFAAAETGNSAPIEMVSIATDVGVSTFISEELTKSERPELTAARIVISGGRGMQNGENFSLLNGIADKLGAAIGASRAAVDAGFVPNDMQVGQTGKIVAPDLYIAVGISGAIQHLAGMKDSKVIVAINKDAEAPIFQIADYGLVADLFTVLPELEQLL from the coding sequence ATGGCTATTTTAATAATCGCAGAGCATAACGAGCAGGGTTTAAAAGCAGAGACATATAAAGTTGTGCAAGCTGCTAGTGCCATTGGTAGCGATATTACGCTGTTAGTCGCCGGTGAAAACTGTACTGAAGCAGCAAAAGAAGCGGCAACGATTCAAGGTGTAAGCAAAGTATTACAGGCCGATAATGCGGCCTATGCGCACCAATTAGCTGAAAACATTGCCGCGCTAGTGGTAGAGCTAGGTAAAGATTACCAACATATTTTAACGGCAGCGACGACGACAGGTAAAAACTTTTTACCTAGAGTTGCGGCTTTATTAGATGTGGCACAAATTTCAGACGTTATTGAAATTGAATCTGCTGATACCTTTGTTCGACCTATCTACGCTGGTAACGCTATCGCAACTGTACAGTCTAGTGACAGCATTAAAGTGCTAACTGTACGCCCAGCAGCGTTTGCAGCAGCTGAAACGGGCAACAGTGCACCCATTGAAATGGTATCCATTGCTACTGACGTTGGTGTATCAACTTTTATTAGCGAAGAGCTAACGAAGTCTGAACGGCCTGAACTCACTGCCGCTAGAATAGTGATATCGGGTGGTCGTGGTATGCAAAATGGTGAAAACTTTAGCTTACTAAATGGTATTGCCGATAAATTGGGTGCGGCTATTGGTGCATCGCGCGCGGCTGTAGATGCTGGCTTTGTACCCAATGATATGCAGGTTGGCCAGACTGGTAAAATTGTTGCTCCAGACTTATATATAGCAGTAGGTATTTCTGGTGCTATTCAGCATTTAGCCGGTATGAAAGATTCTAAAGTTATTGTTGCCATAAACAAAGATGCTGAAGCGCCAATTTTTCAAATTGCCGATTATGGCTTAGTTGCTGATTTATTTACCGTGCTGCCTGAGTTAGAACAGTTACTGTAA
- a CDS encoding electron transfer flavoprotein subunit beta/FixA family protein produces MKILVPVKRVIDYNVKVRVKADETAVDLTNVKMALNPFCEIAIEEAVRLKEAGVATEVVVVSIGATAVQEQLRTALALGADRALHIETSLNLDSLQVAKLLAKVVAEEQPKLVILGKQAIDSDNNQTGQMLAALTGMGQGTFASKVEVVDDKVNVTREIDGGLQTVALTLPAVVSTDLRLNQPRYASLPNIMKAKRKPLDVKAADSYGVSLESKVATLKVKAPATRQGGITVATVAELVDKLKHEAKVI; encoded by the coding sequence ATGAAAATATTGGTACCGGTAAAGCGGGTGATAGATTACAACGTAAAAGTACGGGTTAAAGCGGATGAAACTGCAGTCGACCTGACTAACGTAAAAATGGCATTAAATCCGTTTTGTGAAATTGCTATTGAAGAAGCAGTACGCTTAAAAGAGGCCGGTGTCGCGACTGAAGTGGTTGTTGTATCAATTGGTGCAACGGCCGTACAAGAGCAACTTCGCACCGCGTTAGCCTTAGGCGCAGACCGAGCGTTACATATTGAGACCAGCCTTAACTTAGATTCACTACAAGTGGCAAAATTATTAGCCAAAGTGGTGGCTGAAGAACAACCAAAACTGGTTATCTTAGGTAAACAAGCTATAGACTCGGATAATAACCAAACGGGCCAAATGTTGGCGGCATTAACGGGAATGGGGCAGGGTACTTTTGCTTCTAAAGTTGAAGTTGTCGATGATAAAGTTAATGTAACCCGTGAAATTGACGGTGGTTTACAAACCGTAGCGTTAACTTTACCTGCAGTGGTATCCACTGACTTACGTTTAAACCAGCCGCGTTATGCTTCATTACCTAATATAATGAAAGCGAAACGTAAACCTTTAGATGTTAAAGCGGCCGACAGTTATGGTGTGTCGTTAGAATCTAAGGTAGCGACTTTAAAAGTTAAAGCACCAGCAACACGTCAGGGCGGTATTACCGTAGCGACGGTTGCAGAGTTAGTTGATAAATTAAAGCATGAAGCAAAGGTGATCTAA
- the uvrC gene encoding excinuclease ABC subunit UvrC yields the protein MFNAKELLATVPKQPGVYRMINAAQKVIYVGKAKDLRARLSIYFRSKVDSAKTRSLVSQIAQVEYTLTHSETEALILENNFIKKYLPRYNILLRDDKSYPYILISDHKHPRISSHRGPRKNKGQYFGPYPNARAVWHSLKTLQKIFPIRQCEDSFYRARTRPCLQYQLKLCSAPCVGKVSDEDYQHQVKLASLFLQGKNQQVIEDLVGKMTLASEAMNFEQAAQYRDSITALRKVQEQQTVTGEHKELDIIGLAYSHGVAAIHVLFVREQKVLGSKSYFPKVPAETDKTEILTAFLLQFYLDGYGSQQLPTEIVLPELLTDSNSVEQAISEVAGRKVRLTFAQRGEKAQYLSLAQKNAQVACDTKQSQSQKMALRYQQLQSLLAIEMPLQRMECFDISHTMGQATIASCVVFDGQGPLKSEYRRYNVLGITGGDDYAAMQFALDKRYSKLQDISKIPDIIFIDGGLGQLNIAIEQFRLWPHAKKPLLIGVAKGTSRKPGLETLIIAHSGRSINLAEDAPALHLIQQIRDEAHRFAITGHRNKRGKSLVTSPLEQVPGIGEKRRQALLQYLGGLQGVMRSSVAEISSVPGISKQQAEKIYQACHNK from the coding sequence ATGTTTAACGCCAAAGAGCTTTTAGCGACAGTTCCCAAGCAACCCGGTGTTTATCGAATGATAAATGCCGCGCAAAAAGTGATTTATGTCGGTAAAGCAAAAGATTTACGGGCCCGTTTAAGCATTTATTTTCGTAGCAAAGTCGATAGTGCCAAAACCCGTTCGTTAGTTAGCCAAATTGCTCAAGTGGAATATACGCTAACGCACAGCGAAACCGAAGCGCTGATCTTAGAAAACAACTTTATTAAAAAATATCTACCGCGCTATAATATTTTACTGCGGGATGATAAATCGTATCCGTATATTTTAATCTCTGATCATAAACATCCGCGTATCAGCTCTCATCGTGGACCACGAAAAAATAAAGGCCAATATTTTGGTCCTTATCCAAATGCAAGGGCAGTGTGGCACAGCCTGAAAACCTTGCAAAAAATATTTCCTATTCGGCAATGTGAAGATAGCTTTTATCGTGCCCGTACTCGGCCATGTTTACAGTATCAATTAAAATTATGCTCAGCACCTTGTGTGGGTAAAGTCTCCGATGAGGATTATCAGCACCAAGTTAAACTAGCCAGTTTATTTTTACAGGGTAAAAACCAGCAAGTTATTGAAGACTTAGTCGGTAAAATGACGCTAGCTAGCGAAGCGATGAATTTTGAACAAGCCGCTCAGTACAGAGATAGCATTACTGCTTTGCGTAAAGTGCAAGAACAGCAAACCGTGACGGGTGAGCATAAAGAGTTGGATATTATTGGTTTAGCTTATTCGCATGGGGTAGCTGCTATTCATGTGTTGTTTGTGCGTGAGCAAAAAGTACTGGGCAGTAAATCATATTTTCCCAAAGTGCCAGCCGAAACTGATAAAACTGAAATTTTAACCGCTTTTTTATTACAGTTTTATCTAGATGGTTATGGCAGTCAGCAGCTGCCTACAGAGATTGTGCTGCCTGAGCTATTAACGGATAGTAATAGCGTTGAACAAGCCATTAGTGAAGTAGCCGGGCGTAAAGTACGCTTAACATTTGCCCAACGCGGTGAAAAAGCTCAGTATCTCAGCTTGGCTCAAAAAAATGCTCAAGTAGCTTGCGACACTAAACAATCGCAATCGCAGAAGATGGCCTTACGCTATCAACAGTTACAAAGCTTATTAGCCATTGAAATGCCCCTGCAACGCATGGAGTGCTTTGATATAAGCCACACTATGGGCCAAGCAACAATTGCCTCTTGTGTGGTGTTTGATGGCCAAGGGCCATTAAAGTCAGAATATCGTCGATATAACGTGTTGGGCATTACAGGTGGCGATGATTATGCTGCAATGCAGTTTGCTTTAGATAAGCGTTATAGTAAGTTGCAAGATATTAGCAAAATACCGGATATAATATTTATTGATGGTGGCCTAGGGCAGTTAAATATTGCCATTGAACAGTTTAGGCTTTGGCCACATGCTAAAAAACCGTTATTAATAGGCGTAGCCAAAGGTACTAGCCGTAAACCGGGCTTAGAGACGCTTATTATTGCTCATAGTGGTCGTAGTATTAATTTAGCCGAAGATGCACCGGCATTACATTTAATACAGCAAATACGGGATGAAGCACACCGTTTTGCTATTACAGGGCATCGCAACAAACGGGGTAAGTCATTAGTGACCAGCCCATTAGAGCAAGTGCCTGGCATAGGAGAAAAACGGCGACAAGCTTTATTGCAGTACTTAGGTGGGCTGCAAGGTGTTATGCGTTCGTCCGTTGCAGAAATTAGCTCGGTACCGGGTATTTCAAAGCAACAGGCGGAAAAGATTTACCAAGCTTGCCATAACAAGTAG
- a CDS encoding DsrH/TusB family sulfur metabolism protein, producing the protein MKLITLTCASISPIKNSLELKLLCLATDAILLRQDAVYLLKRPDLTWPTTQLYALDIDLQARNIQATANPNVTIISAAQWVELTIEASQNILWQQG; encoded by the coding sequence ATGAAACTTATCACTCTTACCTGTGCCAGTATAAGTCCTATTAAAAATAGCCTCGAGCTTAAGCTGTTATGTTTAGCTACAGATGCCATTTTACTTCGCCAAGATGCGGTGTACTTATTAAAACGCCCAGATTTAACCTGGCCCACTACCCAGCTATACGCCCTTGATATCGACTTACAAGCCCGCAATATACAGGCAACTGCAAACCCTAACGTGACCATAATAAGCGCTGCACAATGGGTTGAGCTCACTATTGAAGCCAGCCAGAATATTTTGTGGCAACAGGGCTAA
- the tusD gene encoding sulfurtransferase complex subunit TusD: MTRFALLITSPSFSSQSVASALVFAQAALDGGHQLKQIFLYQDAVYAALQHIDLPSDESNHSLLLSQFCQQHNVALHYCITAAEKRGVVSDSLASQQGYIATGLAEFAILLEDIDKLVQF, encoded by the coding sequence ATGACTCGTTTCGCTCTGCTTATCACGTCGCCCAGCTTTAGCAGCCAAAGTGTTGCTAGTGCACTGGTATTTGCCCAAGCAGCACTGGATGGCGGTCATCAGCTAAAGCAGATATTTTTATATCAAGATGCAGTTTATGCCGCATTGCAGCATATCGATTTGCCGTCAGATGAGTCTAATCATAGCCTGTTGTTAAGCCAATTTTGTCAGCAACATAATGTCGCCCTACACTATTGTATAACTGCCGCTGAAAAGCGCGGTGTTGTTAGTGACAGTTTAGCGTCGCAACAGGGTTATATTGCCACCGGCTTAGCTGAGTTTGCTATTTTATTAGAAGACATAGATAAATTGGTTCAGTTTTAA
- a CDS encoding Bax inhibitor-1/YccA family protein has product MSYRESPVLGTASRSIEINKVLRNTYFLLAMTLAFSAVTAGIAMAMNMPPMMAIVCFVAGFIMLFIVNKKADTASGIFWVFGFTGVMGASLGPMLSMYAGLANGPTMIMQALGGTALIFFSLSAYALTTRKDFSFMGGFLMVGLVVAVVAMIANIFLAIPALSLAISAAVILIMSGLILFDTSRIIHGGETNYIRATVGLYLNVFNIFVNLLSLLGIFGGDD; this is encoded by the coding sequence ATGTCATATAGAGAAAGCCCTGTACTTGGTACTGCCAGTCGCAGCATTGAGATTAATAAGGTGCTACGCAATACGTATTTCCTATTAGCAATGACGTTAGCGTTTAGTGCAGTAACTGCTGGTATTGCCATGGCAATGAATATGCCGCCCATGATGGCAATAGTGTGTTTTGTTGCTGGTTTTATCATGCTGTTTATCGTCAATAAAAAAGCCGACACAGCCAGTGGTATCTTTTGGGTATTTGGTTTTACCGGTGTAATGGGCGCGTCGCTTGGTCCAATGCTGAGTATGTATGCTGGATTAGCAAATGGTCCTACAATGATCATGCAAGCATTAGGTGGCACAGCGTTAATCTTCTTTAGCTTATCTGCTTACGCTTTAACTACCCGTAAAGACTTCTCTTTTATGGGCGGTTTTTTAATGGTGGGCTTAGTGGTTGCTGTAGTAGCAATGATTGCTAATATCTTTTTAGCCATACCCGCTTTAAGTTTAGCCATCAGCGCAGCCGTTATCTTAATAATGTCAGGATTAATTCTGTTTGATACTAGCCGTATTATTCACGGTGGCGAAACCAACTATATCCGAGCAACAGTAGGCTTATACTTAAATGTGTTTAACATTTTTGTTAACTTGCTTAGCCTGTTAGGCATTTTTGGTGGTGACGACTAA